One genomic region from uncultured Subdoligranulum sp. encodes:
- the pta gene encoding phosphate acetyltransferase, whose protein sequence is MSIFENFEAKLRTESKSIVFTEGTDARILSAASRLLAGKTLRVILLGEPEAVKKAAAEAGFDITGAEILNPAAYDGFEEMVAKMVELRKGKMTEEQCRAALAKSNYFGTMLVKMGKADCLLGGATYSTADTVRPALQLIKCKPGIKSVSSCFILMRGNESIAMGDCAINIDPSEDEIVESTVETAHTAQIFGIDPRVALLSYSTKGSGKGETVDKMRNATLRVQEAHPELKVDGELQFDAAVAPEVGQLKAPGSKVAGYANTFIFPNINAGNIGYKIAQRLGGYEAYGPILQGLNAPINDLSRGCNAEEVYKMALITAALI, encoded by the coding sequence ATGTCCATTTTTGAAAATTTTGAAGCCAAGCTGCGCACGGAATCCAAGTCTATTGTCTTTACGGAGGGAACAGACGCCCGGATTCTGTCGGCGGCCAGTCGGCTGCTGGCGGGCAAGACGCTGCGTGTGATTCTGCTGGGCGAGCCGGAAGCCGTCAAAAAGGCGGCCGCGGAAGCTGGCTTCGATATCACTGGCGCAGAAATCCTGAATCCTGCTGCTTACGATGGCTTTGAGGAAATGGTCGCCAAGATGGTGGAACTCCGCAAGGGCAAGATGACCGAGGAGCAGTGCCGTGCGGCGCTGGCCAAGTCCAACTATTTTGGCACCATGCTGGTCAAGATGGGCAAGGCGGACTGCCTGCTGGGCGGTGCCACCTATTCCACCGCTGATACCGTTCGTCCGGCACTGCAGCTGATCAAGTGCAAGCCCGGCATCAAGTCTGTCAGCTCCTGCTTCATCCTGATGCGCGGCAATGAGAGCATCGCCATGGGTGACTGCGCCATCAACATCGATCCCAGCGAGGACGAGATTGTGGAGTCCACGGTGGAAACTGCTCACACCGCACAGATCTTTGGTATTGACCCGCGCGTGGCGCTGCTGTCCTATTCCACCAAAGGCTCCGGCAAGGGCGAGACGGTTGACAAGATGCGCAATGCAACACTGCGTGTGCAGGAAGCCCATCCGGAACTGAAGGTAGATGGTGAACTCCAGTTCGATGCTGCCGTGGCTCCCGAAGTCGGTCAGCTGAAAGCTCCCGGTTCCAAGGTGGCGGGCTATGCCAATACCTTCATCTTCCCCAACATCAACGCCGGCAATATCGGCTACAAGATCGCACAGCGTCTGGGCGGCTATGAGGCATACGGCCCCATTCTCCAGGGCCTGAATGCGCCGATCAACGACCTGTCCCGCGGCTGCAATGCGGAGGAAGTCTATAAGATGGCTCTGATTACCGCTGCGCTGATCTGA
- a CDS encoding DUF1294 domain-containing protein has protein sequence MKILILYLILINLAAWGLMRADKYRARKHAWRIPERTLFAVALLGGSLGAILGMYLWHHKTKHWYFVIGMPLILVAQILVCVWIGGWF, from the coding sequence ATGAAAATACTGATTTTATATCTGATCTTGATCAACCTGGCGGCATGGGGACTGATGAGAGCGGATAAGTACCGCGCCCGGAAACATGCATGGCGCATACCGGAGCGTACCCTGTTTGCTGTGGCACTGCTGGGCGGCAGTCTGGGGGCCATTTTAGGGATGTACCTGTGGCATCACAAAACAAAGCACTGGTATTTTGTCATTGGTATGCCGCTGATTCTGGTGGCACAGATTCTGGTGTGCGTCTGGATCGGGGGATGGTTTTGA
- a CDS encoding HAMP domain-containing sensor histidine kinase produces MKFSQKLAAAIVLPVCMALSAGGTWSIHRNFFRSLDMATQAHTAAQISQRYELEMNLGQAENADPTELFSQLMQYADQQRQMGKEENWFAVMGENGSVLYSNIPQTIPYQSQRGAASAAEQTVLYATGAGRQYQLLGTQMRGLSRPLWLVNVYDMSPQFAERDRQIRQHLMLEVVVLLLAAGAAAVVSHCMTEPLRQLETASRKLARGDLTARTQIESGDELERLGNTFNGMAQAVCEQMQALQEESMRQKRFVGAFNHELKTPMTAIFGYANLLRSGEQPPEKRHRAADYIYHESLRLENLSRELLLLLGLEKGGVEMKPVSLATVKGELFRSLPEQEKRLLWQCKETTVQANKELLVTLLRNLIVNAAVADTTGKSIRIWSQDSKGKVRIGVTDCGPGIPEEEVARIKEPFYRIDKSRSREAGGNGLGLAICEQIAQAHNTDLQIESRLGQGTTLSIILQEVQG; encoded by the coding sequence ATGAAATTTTCACAGAAACTGGCGGCGGCCATCGTATTGCCGGTTTGTATGGCTTTATCGGCAGGGGGAACCTGGTCCATCCATCGGAATTTCTTTCGCTCTCTGGATATGGCCACACAGGCTCATACGGCAGCCCAGATCAGCCAGCGGTACGAATTGGAGATGAATCTCGGCCAGGCCGAAAATGCAGATCCTACCGAACTGTTTTCGCAACTCATGCAATATGCCGATCAGCAGCGGCAGATGGGAAAAGAGGAAAACTGGTTTGCAGTCATGGGGGAAAACGGCTCGGTGTTGTATTCCAATATCCCGCAGACGATACCTTATCAGTCCCAGCGAGGTGCTGCATCTGCGGCGGAACAAACCGTCTTATACGCCACAGGAGCAGGACGGCAGTATCAGCTGCTGGGAACGCAAATGCGGGGGCTGAGCAGACCGTTGTGGCTTGTCAACGTATATGATATGAGCCCGCAGTTTGCAGAGCGGGACCGCCAGATCCGACAGCATTTGATGCTGGAAGTGGTGGTGCTTTTGCTGGCGGCCGGAGCCGCTGCCGTGGTCTCCCATTGTATGACAGAACCATTGCGACAGCTGGAAACGGCCAGCCGGAAACTTGCAAGGGGAGACCTGACGGCGAGAACACAGATTGAGAGCGGCGATGAACTGGAACGGCTGGGAAACACCTTCAATGGTATGGCACAGGCTGTTTGCGAACAGATGCAGGCCTTGCAGGAGGAGTCGATGCGGCAGAAACGATTTGTAGGCGCATTCAACCATGAACTGAAGACCCCTATGACGGCAATCTTCGGATATGCGAATCTGCTTCGCAGCGGAGAACAGCCACCGGAAAAGCGCCACCGTGCAGCTGATTACATATACCATGAATCCCTTCGCCTGGAAAACCTGAGCCGGGAATTGCTGCTTCTGTTGGGGCTGGAAAAGGGCGGCGTAGAGATGAAGCCAGTATCCCTTGCCACAGTGAAGGGGGAACTTTTCCGCAGTCTTCCGGAACAGGAGAAGCGTCTGCTCTGGCAATGCAAGGAGACGACCGTACAGGCAAACAAAGAACTTCTGGTGACGTTGCTGCGCAATCTGATCGTGAATGCAGCGGTGGCGGATACAACAGGGAAAAGCATCCGGATCTGGAGCCAGGACAGCAAGGGAAAAGTGCGCATCGGTGTCACTGACTGCGGACCGGGTATCCCGGAAGAGGAAGTGGCACGGATCAAAGAGCCGTTTTATCGGATTGACAAGAGCCGTTCCCGGGAAGCGGGCGGCAACGGGCTGGGCCTGGCTATCTGTGAGCAGATTGCACAGGCACATAACACGGATCTGCAGATAGAAAGCCGGTTGGGGCAGGGAACGACCCTGTCCATCATATTGCAGGAGGTACAGGGATGA
- a CDS encoding response regulator transcription factor, producing the protein MNSVLIVEDEKAIADLIEMTLEPFAYGCTKAYDGETAADWIEKKSFDLILLDVMLPGVDGFTLMDYIAPTGTPVIFLTARASVEDRVRGLRAGAYDYIVKPFAPEELLARVEGLMRHTGRRKQTIHLWDIVITPDTRTVTKNGTVVKLTPREFDLLMALVYNRGIALYRDALLERVWGLDCEAAPRTLDIHICRLRKKLGWTHQLRSIPKIGYLLEDEQ; encoded by the coding sequence ATGAATTCTGTATTGATCGTAGAGGATGAAAAGGCGATTGCCGACCTGATTGAGATGACACTGGAACCATTTGCCTATGGCTGCACCAAGGCGTACGATGGGGAAACTGCTGCTGACTGGATCGAAAAGAAAAGCTTTGACCTGATTTTGCTGGACGTAATGCTGCCGGGAGTGGACGGCTTCACGCTGATGGATTATATAGCACCCACCGGGACGCCGGTAATTTTCCTTACAGCAAGGGCGTCTGTGGAAGATCGCGTGCGCGGTCTGCGAGCCGGTGCCTACGATTACATTGTGAAACCCTTTGCGCCGGAGGAACTTCTGGCACGGGTGGAAGGGCTGATGCGCCACACCGGGCGTCGGAAACAAACCATCCACTTGTGGGATATCGTGATTACGCCGGATACACGCACCGTGACAAAAAACGGAACTGTTGTAAAACTCACGCCTCGGGAGTTTGATCTGCTGATGGCATTGGTGTACAACCGTGGAATTGCCCTGTACCGGGATGCGTTGTTAGAGCGCGTTTGGGGACTGGACTGCGAGGCTGCCCCGCGTACGCTGGATATTCATATCTGCCGATTGCGTAAAAAGCTGGGGTGGACGCATCAGCTTCGTTCCATACCGAAAATCGGGTATCTGTTGGAGGACGAACAATGA
- a CDS encoding 6-carboxytetrahydropterin synthase, protein MRSITKLDLQYAHRFYGFKGEAQYLHGHTGVLTIEVEDSINPGVNMAFPCNEIQKTAWNVLKNFDHALILREDDPLLPAVLDVYEKQGIKDGAPNNVMKGPAFKTELATAYPDCRLVVTKETLTVEGMIKIVYDLLKDQLNIVKLTFTSGVNAASEEYEPRLHLDRCPLCGIALDENGVCPKCGYRKG, encoded by the coding sequence ATGAGAAGCATTACGAAACTTGATCTGCAGTACGCGCACCGGTTTTACGGTTTCAAGGGCGAGGCACAGTACCTGCACGGCCACACCGGTGTATTGACCATCGAGGTGGAGGATAGCATCAATCCTGGCGTCAACATGGCATTCCCCTGCAACGAAATCCAGAAAACGGCCTGGAATGTATTGAAGAACTTTGACCATGCCCTGATACTGCGGGAAGATGACCCCCTCCTCCCCGCTGTGCTGGATGTCTATGAAAAGCAGGGCATCAAAGACGGGGCCCCCAACAATGTGATGAAAGGTCCTGCCTTCAAGACGGAGCTTGCTACCGCATACCCGGACTGCCGGCTGGTCGTCACCAAGGAAACCCTTACCGTTGAGGGCATGATCAAAATTGTATACGACCTGCTGAAGGATCAGCTGAATATCGTCAAATTGACCTTCACCAGCGGTGTCAATGCGGCCTCGGAAGAGTACGAGCCTCGCCTGCATTTAGATCGTTGCCCGCTGTGCGGCATTGCATTGGACGAGAATGGCGTTTGCCCCAAGTGCGGCTATCGCAAGGGCTGA
- the smpB gene encoding SsrA-binding protein SmpB, translated as MAADKSGKKVIAQNREARHEYFVIEALETGIELVGTEVKSLRAGGVNLKDSWADIDDGELIVKGMHISPYEQGNIFNKDPRRPRRLLAHKAEIRRLGQQIKLQGYTLVPLSLYFKHGRVKLELGLCKGKKLYDKRATAAARDAKRDIDRALKMQR; from the coding sequence GTGGCAGCGGATAAATCCGGAAAAAAGGTGATTGCCCAGAACCGCGAGGCACGCCACGAGTATTTTGTGATCGAAGCGCTGGAAACCGGCATTGAGCTGGTGGGCACGGAGGTCAAAAGCTTGCGTGCCGGCGGGGTGAACCTCAAGGATTCCTGGGCCGATATTGATGATGGAGAACTGATTGTCAAGGGTATGCATATCAGCCCTTATGAGCAGGGAAACATCTTCAATAAAGACCCGCGCCGTCCGCGCCGGCTGCTGGCCCACAAGGCGGAAATCCGACGCCTGGGGCAGCAGATCAAATTGCAGGGGTATACGCTAGTCCCCCTTTCTCTCTATTTCAAGCATGGGAGAGTAAAGCTGGAGCTGGGCCTTTGCAAGGGCAAAAAACTCTATGACAAGCGCGCCACGGCTGCAGCGCGCGATGCAAAGCGCGATATAGATCGTGCTTTGAAAATGCAGCGGTAA
- the recR gene encoding recombination mediator RecR has product MPQNVEPLENLVDQFARFPGIGRKGATRMAYEVMSMSNEQAMELAKAIEHAKKDLHRCRICQDYTADEICKICASPKRDRSVICVVESPRDIKSIERTHEYNGLYHVLHGLISPMDGIGADQLCVKELLARLNDTVKEVIMATSPTVEGEATAMYLAKLIKPLGIRTTRLAYGLPVGGSLEYADETTLYRAMQGRGEL; this is encoded by the coding sequence ATGCCGCAGAATGTTGAACCGCTGGAAAACCTCGTGGATCAGTTCGCGCGATTCCCGGGCATTGGCCGCAAGGGCGCCACAAGAATGGCCTATGAAGTGATGTCGATGTCCAACGAACAGGCGATGGAACTGGCCAAGGCCATTGAGCATGCCAAAAAAGATCTGCATCGCTGCCGGATCTGCCAGGATTATACGGCGGATGAAATCTGCAAGATCTGCGCTTCTCCCAAGCGGGACCGCAGCGTGATTTGTGTGGTGGAAAGCCCGCGGGACATTAAATCCATCGAACGCACCCATGAATACAATGGATTGTATCATGTCCTGCATGGGCTGATCTCGCCCATGGATGGCATCGGTGCGGATCAGCTCTGCGTCAAGGAACTGCTGGCGCGTCTCAATGATACCGTCAAGGAAGTCATTATGGCCACCAGCCCCACGGTGGAAGGAGAAGCAACAGCCATGTATCTGGCCAAGCTGATCAAGCCGCTGGGAATACGCACCACCCGGCTGGCCTATGGCCTGCCGGTGGGAGGCAGCCTTGAGTATGCCGATGAGACGACTCTTTATCGTGCCATGCAGGGGCGCGGCGAGTTGTGA